In a genomic window of Coprococcus eutactus:
- the hisIE gene encoding bifunctional phosphoribosyl-AMP cyclohydrolase/phosphoribosyl-ATP diphosphatase HisIE produces the protein MSNDMIYKKIIPCLDLNNAVEMAKYYNDAGADEIAYFDSRATKEGREPNVYVIRQICDSVDIPLIACGGVRKLEDVKKLLYAGASKVCMKSAAINNPELVTEAADRFGSERIICTIDLSECDEPVEYARKLKELGAGELLLLHNNMVPEYMDIVKSIRETVALPVIVSTYSTNGEAVAEMLNKTNAESISLYNLQKMDIMEIKQDCRAANIDVNLFESSMSFDEFKLNSDGLIPCVTQHYKTGEVLMVAYMNKESYEKTIRTGRMTYWSRSRNELWTKGDTSGHYQFVKSLTIDCDKDTILAKVSQIGAACHTGSRTCFFTDLVRKEYNDTNPLKVFEEVYNTIRDRKEDPSEGSYTNYLFDKGIDKILKKVGEGATEIVIAAMNPDSEDIKYEISDFLYHLMVLMVERGISWKDITEELADRR, from the coding sequence ATGAGTAATGATATGATCTACAAAAAGATAATTCCATGTCTGGACTTGAACAACGCTGTGGAGATGGCAAAGTATTACAATGATGCAGGTGCTGACGAGATCGCGTATTTTGACAGCAGGGCAACGAAGGAAGGCAGAGAGCCGAATGTGTATGTCATAAGACAGATATGTGATAGCGTTGATATTCCACTTATAGCCTGCGGTGGTGTCCGAAAGCTTGAGGATGTAAAGAAACTCTTATATGCAGGTGCTTCAAAGGTATGTATGAAGTCAGCAGCTATAAACAATCCTGAGCTTGTGACTGAAGCTGCGGACAGATTTGGTTCCGAGAGAATCATCTGCACTATAGATCTGAGTGAGTGCGATGAGCCGGTGGAGTATGCTAGAAAATTAAAGGAACTTGGTGCTGGTGAGCTGCTTTTGCTTCACAATAATATGGTACCAGAGTATATGGATATTGTTAAATCTATACGAGAGACTGTTGCACTGCCTGTTATTGTGTCTACATATTCGACTAATGGTGAAGCTGTTGCAGAGATGCTGAACAAGACTAATGCAGAGTCGATTTCCCTGTACAATCTTCAGAAGATGGATATAATGGAGATAAAGCAGGATTGTCGTGCCGCAAATATAGATGTTAACCTATTTGAGTCCTCAATGTCATTTGACGAATTTAAGCTTAATTCAGATGGGCTTATTCCATGTGTTACCCAGCATTATAAGACAGGTGAAGTACTCATGGTAGCATATATGAATAAGGAATCATACGAGAAAACCATAAGAACCGGTCGTATGACTTACTGGAGTCGCAGCAGAAATGAACTGTGGACGAAGGGAGATACATCGGGACATTATCAGTTTGTCAAGTCACTTACTATTGATTGTGACAAGGATACAATACTTGCGAAGGTTTCCCAGATAGGTGCTGCATGTCACACTGGCAGCCGTACTTGTTTCTTTACAGATCTGGTGAGAAAGGAGTACAATGATACTAATCCTCTGAAAGTGTTTGAGGAGGTATATAATACCATAAGGGATAGAAAGGAAGATCCAAGTGAGGGATCTTATACAAACTATCTGTTTGACAAGGGTATTGATAAGATTCTGAAGAAGGTTGGTGAAGGTGCTACTGAGATTGTTATAGCAGCCATGAATCCTGATTCAGAAGATATAAAATATGAAATATCTGACTTCCTTTATCATCTCATGGTTCTGATGGTAGAGAGAGGAATCAGCTGGAAAGATATTACTGAAGAGCTGGCTGACAGAAGATAG
- the alaS gene encoding alanine--tRNA ligase has translation MQNYGVNELRKMFLEFMESKGHLRMKSFSLIPHNDNSLLLINSGMAPLKPYFTGQEVPPRRRVTTCQKCIRTGDIENVGKTARHGTFFEMLGNFSFGDYFKHEAISWTWEFLTEVVGLDKNRLYPSVYQDDDEAFDIWNKEIGVSADRIFRFGKEDNFWEHGAGPCGPCSEVYYDRGEKYGCGKPGCTVGCDCDRYMEVWNNVFTQFNNDGHNNYTELEQKNIDTGMGLERLAVVVQDVDSIFDVDTIKALRDKVCEMAGVEYETDHEKDVSIRLITDHIRSVTFMTSDGIVPSNEGRGYVLRRLLRRAARHGRLLGIKGKFLSELAKTVIEVSEDAYPELCEKKEYIFNKIDKEEESFNKTIDTGLAILKDYIEETKAAGEKVLSGDKAFKLYDTYGFPLDLTKEIIEEEGIEVDEARFTECMNIQKETARNARQTTTYMGADATVYEQLPVDMTSEFVGYDKLTYKSKITAITTELGEGKDKKSVLADTVSEGAQATIIVPETPFYATMGGQIGDKGIIKTKNGTFVVEDTVKVVGGKIAHIGYVESGELNVGDEAELTVDAENRALICNNHSATHLLQKALKMVLGDHVEQAGSLVEPGRLRFDFSHDQAMTKEEIKKVEDIVNEQIQLDVPVCTDIMTVDEAKKTGAMALFGEKYGEKVRVVSIGDFSKEFCGGTHVANTGVIGMFKIVSETGVAAGTRRIEALTSIGALEYYRSMESELVEAAKAAKTDIHGVAARIEQLLAEVKELTNENKKLKDKMAKEAAGDVLSNAIDKDGIKILTAAIPDTDMNSLRNLGDDFKSKLGDSIVVLASAKDGKVNLIAMATDGAVAKGAHAGNIIKAVAGLVGGGGGGRPNMAQAGGKDPNGIDAALAQAVTEAQAQLS, from the coding sequence ATGCAAAATTATGGCGTGAATGAACTGAGAAAAATGTTTCTGGAATTCATGGAGAGCAAAGGTCATCTGAGAATGAAGAGCTTTTCACTTATTCCACACAATGACAACAGCTTACTGTTGATCAATTCCGGTATGGCACCACTTAAGCCTTACTTTACAGGTCAGGAGGTACCACCTAGGAGACGTGTCACAACATGTCAGAAGTGTATCAGAACAGGAGATATTGAGAATGTAGGAAAGACAGCCCGTCACGGTACATTCTTTGAGATGCTGGGTAATTTCTCATTTGGCGATTATTTTAAGCATGAAGCTATATCCTGGACATGGGAGTTCCTTACAGAGGTTGTAGGACTTGATAAGAACAGACTTTATCCATCAGTATATCAGGATGATGATGAAGCGTTTGATATATGGAACAAGGAGATTGGTGTATCTGCTGACCGTATATTCAGATTTGGCAAGGAGGACAACTTCTGGGAGCATGGAGCAGGTCCTTGTGGTCCTTGTTCAGAGGTTTATTATGATAGAGGTGAGAAGTACGGATGCGGTAAGCCTGGCTGTACGGTAGGCTGTGACTGTGACAGATACATGGAGGTTTGGAACAATGTATTTACACAGTTCAACAATGATGGCCACAACAACTACACTGAGCTTGAGCAGAAGAACATAGACACAGGTATGGGTCTTGAGAGGCTTGCCGTTGTTGTTCAGGATGTTGATTCTATATTTGATGTTGATACGATCAAGGCTCTGCGTGACAAAGTATGCGAGATGGCTGGTGTAGAGTACGAGACAGACCATGAGAAGGATGTATCGATCAGACTCATTACTGACCATATCCGTTCAGTTACATTTATGACATCTGATGGTATCGTTCCATCAAATGAGGGACGTGGTTACGTTCTCAGAAGACTTCTCAGACGTGCTGCGAGACACGGAAGACTTCTCGGAATCAAGGGCAAGTTCCTCTCAGAGCTTGCAAAGACAGTTATCGAGGTGTCGGAGGACGCTTATCCAGAGCTTTGTGAGAAGAAAGAGTATATCTTTAATAAGATAGACAAAGAGGAGGAGAGCTTTAACAAGACTATTGATACAGGTCTTGCTATCCTCAAAGATTATATAGAAGAGACAAAGGCTGCAGGTGAGAAGGTTCTCTCAGGAGACAAGGCCTTCAAGCTGTATGATACCTACGGATTCCCTCTTGACCTCACAAAGGAGATCATCGAGGAGGAAGGTATCGAGGTGGATGAAGCAAGATTCACTGAGTGCATGAACATTCAGAAGGAGACCGCGAGAAATGCAAGGCAGACTACGACATATATGGGTGCCGACGCAACAGTATATGAGCAACTTCCAGTTGACATGACCTCGGAATTTGTTGGTTATGATAAGCTGACATACAAGTCCAAGATAACTGCTATCACAACCGAGCTCGGTGAGGGAAAAGATAAGAAGTCTGTTCTTGCTGACACAGTATCAGAGGGAGCGCAGGCGACTATTATAGTTCCGGAGACACCTTTCTACGCAACAATGGGTGGACAGATAGGAGATAAGGGTATCATCAAGACCAAAAATGGAACATTTGTTGTTGAGGATACTGTCAAGGTTGTAGGTGGAAAGATAGCACATATCGGTTATGTTGAGTCAGGTGAGCTGAATGTCGGTGATGAAGCAGAGCTTACAGTTGACGCTGAGAACAGAGCGCTCATATGCAACAACCACTCAGCAACACATCTTCTCCAGAAGGCACTCAAGATGGTGCTCGGAGATCATGTAGAGCAGGCCGGATCCCTTGTTGAGCCAGGCAGATTGAGATTTGATTTCTCACATGACCAGGCTATGACAAAGGAAGAGATCAAGAAGGTTGAAGATATAGTAAATGAGCAGATCCAGCTTGACGTACCTGTCTGCACAGATATCATGACGGTTGATGAGGCAAAGAAGACAGGAGCTATGGCGCTCTTTGGAGAGAAGTACGGCGAGAAGGTACGTGTTGTATCAATCGGAGATTTCTCAAAGGAGTTCTGTGGTGGTACACATGTAGCAAACACAGGAGTTATAGGAATGTTTAAGATTGTCTCAGAGACGGGCGTTGCAGCCGGTACGAGACGTATAGAGGCACTCACATCTATTGGAGCTCTTGAGTATTACAGAAGCATGGAATCTGAGCTTGTGGAAGCAGCTAAGGCAGCCAAGACAGATATCCACGGCGTGGCAGCAAGAATCGAACAGCTTCTTGCAGAGGTTAAGGAACTTACAAACGAGAATAAGAAACTCAAGGATAAGATGGCTAAGGAAGCTGCCGGAGATGTTCTTTCAAATGCAATTGACAAGGATGGAATCAAGATACTTACAGCAGCTATTCCTGATACTGATATGAACTCACTCAGAAATCTTGGTGATGATTTCAAGAGCAAGCTCGGCGACAGCATTGTGGTTCTTGCGTCAGCAAAGGATGGCAAGGTAAATCTCATAGCAATGGCAACTGACGGAGCTGTTGCAAAGGGAGCACATGCAGGCAATATCATCAAGGCTGTGGCAGGTCTCGTTGGTGGCGGCGGTGGTGGCCGTCCAAACATGGCTCAGGCAGGAGGCAAAGATCCTAACGGAATAGATGCAGCCCTTGCGCAGGCTGTTACAGAGGCACAGGCACAGCTGTCATAA
- the rpsU gene encoding 30S ribosomal protein S21 encodes MSSVIVKENENLDSALRRFKRNCAKAGIQQEIRKREHYEKPSVKRKKKSEAARKRKYK; translated from the coding sequence ATGTCAAGTGTAATAGTTAAAGAGAACGAAAACTTAGATAGCGCTCTTCGCAGATTTAAGAGAAATTGTGCGAAGGCTGGTATTCAGCAGGAGATTCGTAAGAGAGAGCATTACGAAAAGCCTAGTGTAAAGCGTAAGAAGAAGTCAGAGGCAGCTAGAAAGCGTAAGTACAAATAA
- a CDS encoding YabP/YqfC family sporulation protein, with amino-acid sequence MKDRLKKVIEMEPPGWCPDAKCSTSRMTVFNNEEILIENFRHVIYCHDERISVKTRKGILNIYGTGLQIDYYTGYEIKIYGVISSVDWLTV; translated from the coding sequence ATGAAGGATAGATTAAAGAAAGTCATAGAGATGGAACCACCGGGATGGTGTCCTGATGCAAAGTGTTCTACGTCAAGGATGACGGTATTTAACAATGAAGAGATTCTGATAGAGAACTTCAGACATGTGATATATTGCCATGATGAGAGAATTTCGGTTAAGACTCGAAAGGGCATTCTCAACATATACGGTACTGGACTGCAGATTGATTACTATACAGGTTACGAGATAAAGATCTATGGTGTGATAAGCAGTGTAGACTGGCTTACGGTGTGA
- a CDS encoding sporulation protein YqfD, translating to MDMRREIRGYVKIDGDERTLLRLMNICGHKGIKTWRDENHDKEALYIYCDETEKVREIARNCMFDIEITEQKSLRQKFMKNRRRLSVLLGIVLFAVYIYIESLYVWRIDISGCGNYTEEEVLNVIEKNYPCYGRRKETIDTAVLQGTISDNLEEVCWVSCSISGTKLTVRLSESVDVFTDDTLDTPCDIVSSVNCTVYSIVTSMGTPVVSVGDEVKKGDTLILGAVNICNDESEIVDTRYVSAQGEIIGQFSMPYHDEVEARHYKKKVSDTFVGSISLRVGKKIMSVYDRKDGGRLEGQQEYDTESSEHWLHIGDFYLPFAIQISRNHVCNIEGREYSEDEMKALAEQHIATYIGELQEKGVQIVQKNVIITNRSDKLVADGNMIVRMSVGFPRTLRNVVSGNNIETEAD from the coding sequence ATGGATATGAGACGTGAAATCAGAGGCTATGTGAAAATAGATGGGGATGAGCGTACTCTGCTGAGGCTTATGAATATCTGTGGACATAAAGGGATAAAGACATGGCGTGATGAAAACCATGATAAAGAGGCCTTGTATATTTATTGCGATGAAACCGAAAAGGTAAGGGAAATAGCAAGAAACTGTATGTTCGACATAGAGATAACAGAGCAGAAGAGTCTGAGGCAGAAATTCATGAAAAACAGGAGACGGCTGTCCGTATTGCTAGGGATAGTGCTCTTTGCTGTATACATTTACATAGAATCTCTGTATGTGTGGCGTATTGATATCAGTGGATGTGGAAACTATACAGAGGAGGAAGTCCTCAATGTTATAGAGAAGAATTATCCTTGCTACGGTAGGAGAAAGGAAACTATAGATACAGCCGTTTTGCAGGGAACAATATCAGATAATCTGGAAGAGGTGTGCTGGGTATCCTGCAGCATCAGTGGCACAAAACTCACAGTGAGGCTCAGTGAATCTGTGGATGTGTTCACGGATGATACCCTGGATACACCATGTGATATTGTGTCTTCTGTTAACTGTACAGTTTATTCTATTGTCACATCCATGGGGACTCCGGTGGTAAGTGTTGGCGATGAGGTAAAAAAGGGGGATACACTTATATTGGGGGCTGTAAATATATGTAATGATGAAAGTGAGATCGTAGATACAAGATATGTATCGGCCCAGGGAGAGATCATAGGACAGTTCAGCATGCCATATCATGACGAGGTGGAGGCGAGACACTACAAAAAAAAGGTGTCGGATACATTTGTGGGATCGATCAGTCTCAGAGTCGGGAAAAAGATTATGTCTGTCTATGATAGAAAAGATGGCGGAAGGCTTGAAGGTCAACAGGAATATGATACGGAAAGTAGTGAGCACTGGTTGCATATAGGCGATTTTTATCTGCCGTTTGCTATACAGATATCAAGAAATCATGTATGTAACATAGAGGGCCGGGAATATTCTGAGGATGAGATGAAAGCACTGGCTGAGCAGCATATTGCGACATATATTGGTGAATTACAGGAAAAAGGGGTGCAAATTGTACAAAAAAATGTTATTATAACTAATAGGTCTGATAAGCTCGTTGCCGATGGAAATATGATAGTGAGAATGTCAGTTGGATTTCCGAGAACTTTGAGAAATGTGGTGTCCGGAAACAACATTGAAACTGAGGCAGACTGA
- a CDS encoding PhoH family protein, producing MGDYSESITVASNYVQTVFGQFDANIKKIEKIFNVSMILRDDKLKVSGTEDKVKRSIQVIDQLFDMADRGAVLDEQKVDYVISMVNDHPQEAKENLAEIDRDIICHTTNGKPIKPKTVGQRSYVNAIEKSMIVFGVGPAGTGKTYLAMAKAITAFKNNEVGRIILTRPAIEAGEKLGFLPGDLQSKVDPYLRPLYDALYEIMGAESFMKNMEKGLIEVAPLAYMRGRTLDNAYIVLDEAQNTTPAQMKMFLTRIGFGSKAIVTGDLSQKDLPHDAQSGLDVALKVLKDIDDISICHLTSLDVVRHPLVQKIVNAYEKYEDKMSRQDKSRSGSRPSSSRTAQKNRGK from the coding sequence TTGGGAGATTATTCAGAATCTATTACAGTGGCATCCAATTATGTCCAGACAGTATTTGGTCAGTTTGATGCCAACATAAAAAAGATCGAGAAGATTTTTAACGTATCCATGATACTGAGGGATGACAAGCTGAAGGTGAGCGGTACGGAGGATAAGGTAAAGAGATCCATTCAGGTCATAGATCAGCTTTTTGATATGGCTGACCGGGGGGCTGTTCTTGATGAACAGAAGGTAGACTATGTAATATCCATGGTCAATGATCACCCACAGGAGGCAAAGGAGAATCTCGCAGAGATAGACAGGGATATAATCTGTCATACGACAAACGGCAAGCCTATAAAGCCGAAGACTGTTGGACAGAGATCATATGTCAATGCGATAGAAAAGTCTATGATAGTGTTTGGTGTGGGACCTGCAGGAACAGGCAAAACATATCTTGCCATGGCAAAAGCTATAACTGCATTTAAGAATAACGAAGTCGGAAGGATCATCCTAACAAGACCGGCTATTGAGGCTGGTGAAAAGCTTGGATTCTTGCCGGGAGATCTTCAGAGTAAAGTTGATCCATACCTCAGACCGCTGTACGATGCACTCTATGAGATCATGGGCGCCGAGTCGTTTATGAAGAATATGGAGAAAGGGCTTATAGAGGTCGCCCCGCTGGCTTACATGAGAGGACGTACTCTGGACAATGCATATATTGTCCTTGATGAGGCACAGAATACCACGCCGGCGCAGATGAAGATGTTCCTGACGAGAATTGGATTTGGTTCCAAGGCGATCGTAACAGGAGATCTGTCGCAGAAAGATCTACCGCACGATGCCCAGTCAGGACTTGATGTGGCACTTAAGGTCCTTAAGGATATAGATGATATAAGCATTTGTCATCTGACGAGTCTGGATGTTGTAAGACATCCTCTTGTACAGAAGATAGTAAATGCATATGAGAAATATGAAGATAAGATGAGCAGACAGGATAAGTCAAGATCGGGCTCAAGACCGTCTAGTTCCCGCACTGCCCAGAAAAACAGAGGAAAGTGA
- the ybeY gene encoding rRNA maturation RNase YbeY yields MSVNIENEYGDIEIKNYETVINEIIQASLDFLKCPYVCEVNVLLTDNDSIHEINNQQRNIDRATDVLSFPLIDYTIPGNFDGLEDSRCDNFDLTTGELLLGDIVISIDKVYEQAAEYNHSKTRELAFLVAHSMLHLSGYDHMEEDERKVMEDMQEKILTTKGYTRDYEEI; encoded by the coding sequence ATGTCAGTTAATATTGAGAATGAATATGGGGATATAGAGATAAAAAATTATGAGACGGTGATAAATGAGATAATACAGGCGTCTCTGGATTTTCTCAAATGCCCATATGTGTGTGAGGTCAATGTCCTTCTGACGGACAATGACTCCATACATGAGATTAATAACCAGCAGAGGAATATTGACAGGGCTACAGATGTCCTGTCATTTCCGCTGATTGATTATACAATTCCTGGAAACTTTGATGGTCTCGAGGATAGCCGGTGTGACAACTTTGATCTTACTACAGGTGAACTGCTATTGGGAGATATCGTAATATCTATTGACAAGGTGTATGAGCAGGCAGCTGAGTACAATCACTCAAAGACGAGAGAGCTGGCTTTTCTTGTTGCCCACAGCATGCTCCATCTGTCGGGGTATGACCACATGGAGGAAGATGAGCGTAAGGTCATGGAAGACATGCAGGAAAAAATACTTACTACGAAAGGATACACGAGAGACTATGAAGAAATCTAA
- a CDS encoding DUF3048 domain-containing protein — translation MKKSKKGLKKGLVLATAVVMGLSLFGCGSKEEPSTAATTEAKAEVDVTQTDMMKSADAIDETFHEGIYNDLTGQWNTKRKEEYGRPLAVMINNIENAIPQSGIGQADILYEFVVEGGITRMLAIYSDYSNLEKVGSIRSCRPYYVTTAMEYDAIYMHYGQSPQGQEELDKTGIDHISGLGGEGSVSFYRSSDREAPHNVYTNSDMIKAGLDYLGCRTEHEKNFKSKFEFNEEDTAPRGEAVKKLTLNMSVYTQPWFEYDSKNKVYKRFQYGDKQIDDLTGKQLSFKNIIIQFAHYTSIDDHDRQLIDLVGSGDGYYVSDGQLIPVTWTKSDDSAVTKYYTEDGKELKLNPGKTYVTVFESDNKAGVVWE, via the coding sequence ATGAAGAAATCTAAAAAGGGATTAAAGAAGGGACTTGTTCTTGCCACTGCAGTGGTTATGGGACTTTCACTGTTTGGATGTGGTTCCAAGGAGGAGCCAAGTACAGCAGCTACAACAGAGGCAAAGGCGGAGGTTGACGTTACACAGACTGATATGATGAAGTCTGCGGATGCGATAGATGAGACATTTCATGAGGGAATATATAACGATCTCACAGGTCAGTGGAACACAAAGAGAAAAGAAGAGTATGGACGTCCGCTTGCTGTCATGATCAACAATATTGAGAATGCAATCCCTCAGTCAGGAATCGGCCAGGCAGATATCCTATACGAATTTGTTGTAGAGGGCGGAATCACAAGAATGCTTGCTATATATAGTGATTACAGCAACCTTGAGAAAGTTGGTTCCATAAGAAGCTGCAGACCTTACTATGTTACAACAGCCATGGAGTATGATGCCATTTACATGCATTATGGACAGTCTCCACAGGGACAGGAGGAGCTTGACAAAACGGGAATAGATCATATAAGTGGCCTTGGTGGTGAGGGATCTGTTTCGTTCTACAGATCATCCGACAGAGAGGCTCCGCACAATGTATATACAAACAGTGACATGATAAAGGCTGGTCTTGATTATCTGGGCTGTAGAACGGAGCATGAGAAGAACTTCAAGAGCAAATTCGAGTTTAATGAGGAAGACACAGCGCCAAGAGGTGAGGCAGTGAAGAAACTCACACTTAATATGTCTGTATATACACAGCCTTGGTTTGAATATGATTCAAAAAACAAGGTATACAAGAGATTCCAATATGGTGACAAGCAGATAGATGATCTCACAGGTAAGCAGCTTTCATTCAAGAATATCATCATACAGTTTGCTCATTACACAAGCATAGATGACCATGACAGACAGCTCATTGATCTGGTCGGTTCAGGAGATGGATACTATGTATCTGACGGACAGCTCATACCTGTTACATGGACCAAGTCTGATGACAGCGCAGTCACAAAGTACTATACAGAGGATGGCAAGGAATTAAAGCTTAATCCTGGTAAGACATATGTGACAGTTTTTGAGAGTGATAACAAGGCAGGAGTTGTATGGGAATAA
- a CDS encoding aminoacetone oxidase family FAD-binding enzyme, with amino-acid sequence MIYDTIVIGGGPAGMTAAIKAKETCEKAKILIIDRNKKLGKKLYATGNGRCNIANSALDLSSYHSCNEFFPYQIINTESYKKLKEFFMDLGVAIYDDGGYLYPQSMQASTVVWALSDRIKHLGIEIHTTEEAESVEPTDEMYGIVTDCAEYTARTVVAAPGSAAAPKLGGTESVYRLLENTDIRTIAPHPALCRLKTREDTSDLAGVRARCRVSLLCDGDVYDSESGEIQFADGWLSGIAVFNLSMQCIDLLNDGRTPVVEVTLVPEMDEDDVLGYLRKFRDSNPDRRLEAMSNGLVNEKIARFIINRLELKSVTAARLTDEELDRMVFEIKHMRFEISGHGGYDESQAACGGIDTRQLRPDSMEADGYKGLYVAGEYADVTGKCGGYNIMWAVMTGMRAGEAAGKRLTHDKNK; translated from the coding sequence ATGATATATGATACTATAGTGATCGGCGGCGGTCCGGCGGGAATGACTGCAGCGATAAAGGCGAAGGAGACGTGTGAAAAGGCAAAGATTCTGATAATTGACAGGAACAAAAAGCTTGGGAAAAAACTATATGCAACAGGAAATGGCAGATGTAACATTGCAAACTCGGCCCTTGATCTGTCGAGTTACCACAGCTGTAATGAATTTTTCCCATATCAGATAATAAATACGGAGAGCTATAAAAAACTTAAGGAATTCTTTATGGATCTTGGTGTTGCAATATATGATGACGGCGGATATCTTTATCCCCAGTCCATGCAGGCGTCCACTGTTGTGTGGGCACTTTCAGACAGAATAAAACATCTTGGAATCGAGATACATACAACAGAGGAAGCTGAGTCTGTGGAACCCACAGACGAGATGTACGGAATCGTTACTGACTGCGCTGAATATACGGCGAGAACAGTTGTGGCTGCGCCTGGAAGTGCGGCCGCTCCAAAGCTTGGGGGAACAGAATCTGTATACAGACTTTTAGAAAATACAGATATCAGAACAATAGCGCCTCATCCTGCGCTCTGCAGGTTAAAGACTCGTGAGGATACATCTGATCTTGCCGGAGTCCGTGCAAGATGCCGGGTATCACTTCTCTGTGATGGAGATGTATACGATTCCGAGTCTGGTGAAATACAGTTTGCTGATGGATGGCTGTCCGGAATTGCTGTTTTCAACCTGAGTATGCAATGTATTGACCTTTTGAATGATGGCAGAACACCGGTGGTAGAGGTCACGCTTGTTCCTGAGATGGATGAGGATGACGTGTTGGGATATCTGAGAAAATTCAGAGACAGCAATCCCGACAGACGTTTGGAGGCTATGTCTAATGGCCTTGTCAATGAAAAGATCGCCAGATTCATAATAAACAGACTGGAACTGAAGTCAGTTACGGCTGCCAGATTAACTGATGAAGAACTTGACAGAATGGTTTTTGAAATCAAGCATATGAGATTTGAGATATCAGGTCATGGCGGATATGATGAATCACAAGCAGCCTGCGGAGGGATAGATACGAGGCAGCTACGTCCTGATTCCATGGAGGCTGATGGATATAAGGGATTGTATGTGGCAGGTGAGTATGCAGATGTCACAGGAAAATGTGGTGGTTATAATATAATGTGGGCTGTTATGACCGGTATGCGCGCAGGTGAGGCTGCGGGAAAGAGACTTACTCATGATAAGAATAAATAA